In Centropristis striata isolate RG_2023a ecotype Rhode Island chromosome 15, C.striata_1.0, whole genome shotgun sequence, a genomic segment contains:
- the LOC131986225 gene encoding uncharacterized protein LOC131986225: MGRGVRGSNAAKRQREPTPSKTPRALKKTCPNPPSPCASSVRKTTTQVAIKYPSQMLARVCESEEEPVVKCIVLKKWKEAASHILKHKLLQEEIKAGIIQFMQEECEALCLRKNDFILWRSKPADLKSFSFQGLRDDLHRLAPFLLAIFTCVSNENHFAACTAAAIAVRGRQPRLAALSYYINTILQYGGAKKSVFNRLSRLSITTSHDKAIKKQRELALDSRAEFQQFRGCSRDTGLLEASQSLEDLHLSDENSTTAPREEDCCVACPSYSIIMDNLDFFVHTHNQSTSRSNKSIHWIHHIAVRDRIPTHHISNIKPTTDIQQYNLNLSLPWRNTQASMRREFIVLATRMLTKHMDVFESFGETVVHHIPHLYSSQMSTLSTDFPLGPFFKDENQKNDLADVMRQIQQE; this comes from the exons ATGGGAAGAGGAGTTCGGGGCAGCAACGCAGCCAAAAGGCAACGCGAGCCCACGCCGTCGAAGACCCCGAGGGCTCTGAAAAAGACCTGCCCAAACCCACCGAGTCCATGTGCCAGCTCcgtcagaaaaacaacaacccag GTAGCAATCAAATATCCATCACAAATGCTGGCAAGGGTGTGCGAGTCTGAGGAAGAGCCTGTCGTAAAATGCATAGTCCTGAAGAAATGGAAAGAGGCTGCCAGTCAtatattaaaacacaaactcctTCAGGAGGAAATCAAAGCTGGAATCATTCAATTTATGCAAGAAGAATGTGAGGCACTCTGCTTACGAAAGAATGACTTCATTCTCTGGAGGTCAAAACCAGCAGACCTTAAGTCATTCTCCTTCCAAGGCTTAAGAGATGACCTCCATCGGCTTGCTCCCTTTTTACTGGCTATTTTCACCTGCGTCAGCAATGAGAACCACTTTGCAGCATGTACTGCTGCAGCCATTGCTGTGAGAGGCAGACAACCCCGCCTGGCTGCCTTATCATACTACATTAACACCATTCTTCAGTACGGCGGAGCAAAGAAGTCCGTTTTCAATAGACTGAGCCGGTTATCAATCACCACATCCCATGACAAAGCCATAAAGAAGCAGAGGGAGTTGGCACTAGACAGTAGGGCTGAGTTCCAACAATTCAGAGGTTGCAGCAGAGACACAGGATTGTTAGAAGCATCCCAAAGCCTGGAGGACCTTCATCTGTCAG ACGAAAACAGCACAACTGCCCCCAGAGAAGAAGACTGCTGTGTGGCCTGCCCATCATATTCAATAATCATGGACAATCTGGATTTCTTTGTTCACACCCACAACCAGTCAACCAGTAGGAGCAACAAAAGCATACACTGGATACACCATATTGCCGTCAGAGATCGCATACCAACACACCACATCTCCAACATCAAACCCACAACGGACATACAACAATACAATCTGAACTTATCACTGCCATGGAGGAACACCCAGGCTTCCATGCGCCGTGAATTCATTGTTCTTGCCACTAGAATGCTAAccaagcacatggatgtgtttgaAAGCTTTGGAGAGACAGTGGTGCATCACATTCCTCATCTGTACTCCAGTCAAATGTCAACACTATCAACTGAT tTCCCCTTAGGCCCCTTCTTCAAAgatgaaaaccaaaaaaacgACTTGGCAGATGTAATGAGACAAATACAACAAGAGTAA